A window of the Microbacterium sp. LWH13-1.2 genome harbors these coding sequences:
- the ispG gene encoding flavodoxin-dependent (E)-4-hydroxy-3-methylbut-2-enyl-diphosphate synthase produces the protein MPAVNLGMPKIPEVLAPRRKSRQIKVGKVLVGGDAPVTVQSMTTTKTTDINATLQQIAELTASGCEIVRVAVPHQDDADALKIIAMKSQIPVIADIHFQPRYIYTAIDAGCGAVRVNPGNIREFDGNVGKIAEAAKAAGVSLRIGVNAGSLDRRILTKYGKATAEALVESAVWEASLFEEHDFHDFKISVKHNDPIVMVKAYRLLAERGDWPLHLGVTEAGPAFQGTIKSATAFGILLGEGIGDTIRVSLSAPPAEEVKVGHQILQSLNLRERKLEIVSCPSCGRAQVDVYTLAENVTEGLKDMTVPLRVAVMGCVVNGPGEAREADLGVASGNGKGQIFVKGEVIKTVPEADIVATLIEEANRIAADMGPEAPLGTAQVVTV, from the coding sequence GTGCCAGCAGTGAATCTTGGGATGCCGAAGATCCCCGAAGTCCTCGCCCCGCGCCGCAAGTCTCGCCAGATCAAGGTGGGCAAGGTGCTCGTGGGCGGTGACGCACCCGTCACCGTGCAGTCCATGACGACCACGAAGACGACGGACATCAACGCGACTCTCCAGCAGATCGCCGAGCTGACCGCGTCCGGATGCGAGATCGTCCGTGTCGCCGTCCCCCATCAGGATGACGCCGACGCGCTGAAGATCATCGCGATGAAGAGTCAGATCCCGGTGATCGCGGACATCCACTTCCAGCCGCGCTACATCTACACCGCGATCGACGCCGGGTGCGGCGCCGTGCGGGTGAACCCGGGCAACATCCGCGAGTTCGACGGCAACGTCGGCAAGATCGCCGAGGCCGCCAAGGCCGCCGGCGTCTCGCTGCGCATCGGCGTGAACGCCGGATCGCTCGACCGCCGCATCCTCACCAAGTACGGCAAGGCGACGGCTGAGGCCCTCGTCGAGAGCGCCGTGTGGGAGGCGTCGCTGTTCGAGGAGCACGACTTCCACGACTTCAAGATCTCGGTCAAGCACAACGACCCCATCGTCATGGTGAAGGCCTATCGCCTTCTCGCCGAGCGGGGCGACTGGCCGCTGCACCTCGGTGTGACCGAGGCAGGGCCGGCGTTCCAGGGCACGATCAAGAGCGCCACGGCGTTCGGCATCCTCCTCGGCGAGGGCATCGGCGACACGATCCGCGTGTCCCTCTCGGCGCCGCCCGCCGAAGAGGTCAAGGTCGGGCACCAGATCCTGCAATCGCTGAACCTCCGCGAGCGCAAGCTCGAGATCGTCTCATGCCCGTCGTGCGGACGCGCGCAGGTCGACGTGTACACGCTCGCTGAGAACGTGACCGAGGGCCTCAAGGACATGACAGTGCCGCTGCGCGTCGCGGTCATGGGCTGCGTCGTGAACGGACCGGGTGAAGCTCGCGAGGCAGACCTCGGAGTCGCCTCCGGCAACGGCAAGGGACAGATCTTCGTCAAGGGTGAAGTCATCAAGACCGTGCCCGAGGCCGACATCGTCGCGACGCTGATCGAAGAGGCCAACCGGATCGCCGCAGACATGGGGCCCGAGGCGCCGCTCGGCACCGCGCAGGTCGTCACGGTCTGA
- a CDS encoding FKBP-type peptidyl-prolyl cis-trans isomerase, giving the protein MRKRPLIVLSTVAAATLLLAGCAGDAAPESTGTPDPSAQSSCLADLASGAGSDAVSVEGTGADAKVTVPADADLAEAQRSVVVEGDGDDVMPGDLVSLRYQLVDATTNEVLSTSERGPDGVLSALLAVQQPQQIVDPTQSTVFTVAAECLPIGSSIVLTLPAAQEGMNPSVLYVETIEQLPKTASGSDVDATEGMPTVELDDAGSPTITIPDSEAPTETEVAVLKQGDGAVVGAGDLVTVQYRGVKWSDGTEFDSSWSRDAEPSQFQTSGVVTGFKMALEGQQVGSQVVVAMPPKDGYGASEGNELQNETLVFVVDILATTPIEQAP; this is encoded by the coding sequence GTGCGCAAGCGTCCGCTCATCGTTCTGTCCACCGTCGCTGCGGCGACCCTGCTGCTGGCCGGTTGCGCCGGCGATGCGGCGCCCGAGTCGACGGGAACGCCCGATCCGTCGGCGCAGAGCTCCTGCCTCGCTGACCTCGCCTCGGGCGCAGGTTCCGACGCCGTGTCCGTCGAGGGCACCGGAGCCGACGCGAAGGTCACTGTTCCCGCAGATGCCGATCTCGCCGAAGCCCAGCGCTCCGTCGTGGTCGAGGGCGACGGCGACGACGTCATGCCCGGCGATCTCGTCTCGCTTCGGTACCAGCTCGTGGACGCCACGACCAACGAGGTGCTCAGCACGTCGGAGCGCGGCCCCGACGGCGTGCTTTCCGCACTTCTCGCGGTGCAGCAGCCGCAGCAGATCGTCGACCCCACCCAGTCGACCGTCTTCACCGTCGCCGCGGAGTGCCTCCCGATCGGCTCGAGCATCGTGCTGACGCTGCCGGCCGCACAGGAGGGCATGAACCCGAGCGTTCTCTACGTCGAGACCATCGAGCAGCTCCCGAAGACCGCTTCCGGCTCGGATGTCGATGCGACCGAGGGCATGCCCACCGTCGAGCTCGACGACGCGGGCTCTCCCACGATCACCATCCCGGACTCCGAAGCCCCCACCGAGACCGAGGTCGCCGTCCTCAAGCAGGGTGACGGAGCCGTCGTCGGCGCCGGTGACCTGGTCACCGTGCAGTATCGCGGAGTCAAATGGTCGGACGGCACCGAGTTCGACTCGAGCTGGAGCCGCGACGCAGAGCCCTCGCAGTTCCAGACGAGCGGCGTCGTGACCGGCTTCAAGATGGCGCTCGAAGGCCAGCAGGTCGGATCCCAGGTCGTCGTCGCGATGCCCCCGAAGGACGGCTACGGTGCATCCGAGGGCAACGAGCTGCAGAACGAGACCCTGGTCTTCGTCGTCGACATCCTCGCGACCACGCCCATCGAGCAGGCCCCGTAA
- a CDS encoding site-2 protease family protein yields MEALLYLGGIVFMLIGLGLSIGLHEVGHLLPAKLFGVRVGQYMIGFGPRLWSKRIGETEYGFKLLPLGGFISMSGMYPASSASGPAKGVFRALVQDARSANDETIADGAEDRVFYRLPVWKRVVVMLGGPLMNLLLAVVIFTVLVSGIGVQQGTTTIASVSECVLPAGSTATECSADDPATPAAEAGIKPRDVLVSVGGQPVSTFAEATAIVQAAPGETLDLVVLRDGAEKTLSITPIEAERTITDASGQPIIGDDGQPVVKDVGYVGMGAQMGFVQQPLSAGPQMAGDTVARVGSMILTLPVRIWETGVSLVTGSERDPNGPLSVVGVGRIAGEVAATDAPILNRFSILLSLLGSLNVALFVFNLIPLLPLDGGHVVVALWDGIRRAWAKLFRRPPPAPVDATKLVPLTVVVATLLIVMGAVLLLADVFNPVKLFGG; encoded by the coding sequence GTGGAAGCACTGCTCTATCTGGGTGGCATCGTGTTCATGCTGATCGGCCTCGGCCTCTCGATCGGCCTGCACGAGGTCGGCCACCTCCTGCCCGCGAAGCTGTTCGGCGTTCGTGTCGGCCAGTACATGATCGGCTTCGGGCCGAGGCTCTGGTCCAAGCGCATCGGTGAGACGGAGTACGGCTTCAAGCTCCTGCCGCTGGGCGGCTTCATCTCGATGTCGGGGATGTATCCGGCATCCAGCGCATCGGGACCCGCGAAGGGCGTCTTCCGGGCGCTCGTGCAGGACGCACGCTCGGCGAACGATGAGACGATCGCGGATGGCGCCGAGGATCGCGTCTTCTATCGCCTGCCCGTGTGGAAGCGCGTCGTCGTGATGCTCGGCGGCCCGCTGATGAACCTCCTCCTCGCGGTCGTGATCTTCACCGTCCTGGTGTCGGGTATCGGCGTCCAGCAGGGGACCACGACCATCGCATCGGTCAGCGAGTGCGTGCTCCCGGCCGGGTCCACAGCGACGGAGTGCTCGGCCGATGACCCGGCGACGCCCGCGGCGGAGGCGGGGATCAAGCCTCGCGACGTGCTGGTGTCCGTGGGGGGCCAGCCGGTGTCGACCTTCGCGGAGGCGACTGCGATCGTGCAGGCGGCTCCGGGCGAGACTCTCGACCTCGTCGTCCTCCGCGACGGCGCGGAGAAGACCCTGAGCATCACGCCGATCGAGGCTGAGCGCACCATCACGGATGCGAGCGGCCAGCCGATCATCGGGGACGACGGCCAGCCGGTTGTCAAGGACGTCGGCTACGTCGGCATGGGCGCTCAGATGGGCTTCGTGCAGCAGCCCTTGTCAGCGGGCCCGCAGATGGCCGGCGACACCGTCGCGCGCGTCGGGTCGATGATCCTGACCCTCCCCGTCCGCATCTGGGAGACCGGCGTGTCTCTGGTGACGGGAAGCGAGCGGGATCCGAACGGACCGCTGAGCGTCGTGGGCGTCGGTCGCATCGCCGGCGAAGTCGCAGCCACGGACGCGCCGATCCTCAATCGCTTCTCCATTCTGCTGAGCCTCCTCGGCTCGCTGAACGTGGCTCTGTTCGTGTTCAACCTGATCCCGTTGCTGCCGCTCGACGGAGGTCACGTCGTCGTCGCCCTGTGGGACGGCATCCGTCGCGCCTGGGCGAAGCTCTTCCGTCGCCCTCCTCCTGCGCCGGTCGACGCCACCAAGCTCGTGCCGCTGACCGTCGTCGTCGCCACGCTGCTCATCGTCATGGGAGCCGTGCTGCTGCTCGCCGATGTGTTCAACCCGGTGAAGCTCTTCGGAGGCTGA
- a CDS encoding chorismate-binding protein, with product MTLSRLAELAADPTASFVLIARDGADTVELLTGEVVDVDLLADIPLTIDGTPREIFAMVPYRQVRERGFVAQDDGAPLRCIVVDEHLHLPAPELVAELPSSAVPLSAGGFDIADEEYAEIVETVIADEIGRGEGANFVIRRDFTAEIDVDDRTAALTWFRALLTHERGAYWTFAVVTPGHIAVGASPEAHVVARGGVVTMNPISGTFRHPAGGATKETLVDFLSSTKETEELFMVVDEELKMMSAVCSDGGRITGPHLKEMSRLTHTEYMLRGRSALDPRDILRETMFAPTVTGSPMQNACAVIRRHEKKPRGYYSGVAALFTPNAEGGHDLDAPILIRTVYLKDGSLSVPVGATLVRHSDPHGEVSETHGKAAGVLGAIGAIDRDSAAEAREDADAPGAPQSLAADPTVAALLSSRNARLADFWLNPQGDDLTGPFAGKTSIVVDAEDRFTTMLAHQLRHLGLDVTIRAWGEVTDAELDSADLVVAGPGPGDPRDTDSDRIARMRQIVSRRIDAGAPLLAVCLSHQILSHSLGIDLAPLGAPHQGLQKAVPVFGEDASIGFYNTFTARVAPGTTSAGAAEVSADPVSGDVYALRGEHFASVQGHLESILSRDGIRTLERLVSHALD from the coding sequence ATGACCCTCTCACGTCTTGCCGAGCTCGCCGCAGATCCCACTGCGTCGTTCGTGCTGATCGCGCGCGACGGCGCCGACACGGTCGAGCTGCTGACCGGTGAGGTCGTCGACGTCGATCTGCTCGCCGACATTCCGCTCACGATCGACGGGACTCCGCGCGAGATCTTCGCGATGGTCCCCTACCGTCAGGTGCGCGAGCGCGGATTCGTCGCCCAGGACGACGGAGCGCCGCTGCGCTGCATCGTGGTCGACGAGCACCTGCACCTGCCTGCTCCTGAGCTGGTCGCAGAGCTGCCGTCCTCCGCCGTCCCCCTCAGCGCCGGCGGATTCGACATCGCCGATGAGGAGTACGCCGAGATCGTCGAGACCGTGATCGCCGACGAGATCGGCCGAGGCGAAGGCGCCAATTTCGTGATCCGCCGCGACTTCACGGCCGAGATCGACGTCGACGACCGCACGGCCGCCCTCACATGGTTCCGAGCGCTGCTCACGCACGAGCGCGGGGCCTACTGGACATTCGCCGTCGTCACCCCCGGGCACATCGCCGTCGGCGCGAGCCCTGAGGCGCACGTCGTCGCCCGCGGAGGCGTCGTCACGATGAACCCGATCTCGGGCACCTTCCGGCACCCCGCCGGCGGTGCCACGAAGGAGACGCTGGTCGACTTCCTCTCCTCCACGAAGGAGACAGAGGAACTGTTCATGGTCGTCGACGAGGAGCTCAAGATGATGAGCGCCGTCTGCTCCGACGGCGGACGCATCACCGGGCCGCACCTCAAGGAGATGTCGCGCCTGACGCACACGGAGTACATGCTCCGCGGGCGCAGCGCGCTCGATCCGCGCGACATCCTCCGCGAGACCATGTTCGCGCCCACCGTCACCGGCTCGCCGATGCAGAACGCGTGCGCGGTCATCCGCCGCCACGAGAAGAAGCCGCGCGGGTACTACTCCGGCGTCGCAGCACTGTTCACTCCGAACGCCGAAGGCGGACACGATCTCGACGCCCCGATCCTCATCCGCACGGTCTATCTGAAAGACGGCTCGCTCAGCGTGCCCGTCGGAGCGACGCTCGTGCGGCACTCCGATCCCCACGGCGAGGTGTCGGAGACCCACGGCAAGGCGGCCGGAGTGCTCGGTGCGATCGGCGCGATCGACCGAGACAGCGCCGCTGAGGCCCGCGAGGACGCGGATGCGCCGGGCGCGCCGCAGTCCCTCGCCGCTGACCCCACAGTCGCGGCACTGCTCTCTTCGCGCAACGCGCGACTCGCGGACTTCTGGCTGAACCCGCAGGGCGACGACCTCACTGGCCCGTTCGCAGGGAAGACGTCGATCGTGGTCGACGCCGAGGACCGATTCACGACGATGCTCGCCCACCAGCTCCGTCACCTGGGGCTGGACGTCACCATCCGGGCTTGGGGCGAGGTGACTGACGCGGAGCTCGACTCCGCAGACCTCGTCGTCGCGGGCCCCGGTCCCGGCGACCCTCGCGACACCGACAGCGATCGCATCGCCCGGATGCGACAGATCGTCTCGCGCCGCATCGATGCAGGCGCGCCGCTGCTCGCGGTCTGCCTCAGCCATCAGATCCTGAGCCACAGCCTCGGCATCGACCTCGCACCGCTCGGCGCACCGCATCAGGGTCTGCAGAAGGCTGTGCCCGTCTTCGGCGAAGACGCGTCGATCGGCTTCTACAACACGTTCACCGCCAGGGTCGCACCGGGGACCACATCCGCGGGTGCCGCCGAGGTGTCCGCAGACCCCGTGTCAGGAGACGTCTACGCACTCCGTGGCGAGCACTTCGCATCGGTGCAGGGCCACCTGGAGTCGATCCTCTCGCGGGACGGCATCCGCACTCTGGAGCGTCTGGTCTCGCACGCGCTCGACTGA
- a CDS encoding lysophospholipid acyltransferase family protein, translated as MTSEQSVEPESSPAETEKPRHAGFAYALGRSLITPLARTIYRPRIEGRENVPKDGPVIFASNHLSFIDSIAIPVAAPRPVHFLAKSSYFEGPGLKGWFSKTFFESIGAISVRRGAGKAALDALDVQRQLLDEGLAVALYPEGTRSTDGRLYKGRTGVAFLALQTGAPVVPVGLIGTDKVMPVGAKVPTLKERITVRFGQPLDLSPHGPATSGRARRLATDEIMAAIHALSGQELADAYNEAPAQGTIEKIKQALPHERR; from the coding sequence ATGACGTCAGAGCAGTCCGTGGAGCCCGAATCCTCGCCCGCAGAGACTGAGAAGCCTCGTCACGCCGGCTTCGCCTATGCGCTCGGACGCAGCCTCATCACTCCGCTCGCACGCACGATCTACCGACCGCGAATCGAGGGCAGGGAGAACGTGCCGAAGGACGGCCCCGTCATCTTCGCGAGCAATCACCTGTCCTTCATCGACTCGATCGCGATTCCGGTCGCGGCGCCGCGCCCTGTGCACTTCCTCGCGAAGTCGAGCTACTTCGAAGGCCCGGGGCTCAAAGGCTGGTTCAGCAAGACCTTCTTCGAATCCATCGGGGCGATCTCGGTGCGCCGCGGCGCAGGCAAGGCCGCTCTCGACGCACTCGACGTGCAACGACAGCTGCTCGACGAGGGGCTCGCCGTCGCCCTCTACCCCGAGGGAACGCGCTCGACCGACGGACGTCTGTACAAGGGCCGCACGGGGGTCGCCTTCCTCGCGCTGCAGACCGGCGCCCCAGTGGTCCCCGTCGGACTGATCGGAACCGACAAGGTGATGCCGGTCGGCGCCAAGGTGCCGACTCTCAAGGAGCGCATCACCGTGAGGTTCGGTCAGCCGCTGGACCTCTCCCCTCACGGCCCGGCGACGAGCGGTCGCGCACGTCGGCTCGCGACCGACGAGATCATGGCGGCGATACACGCCCTGTCCGGGCAGGAACTCGCCGACGCGTACAACGAGGCTCCGGCTCAGGGCACGATCGAGAAGATCAAGCAGGCACTCCCGCACGAGCGCCGCTGA
- the dxr gene encoding 1-deoxy-D-xylulose-5-phosphate reductoisomerase, whose amino-acid sequence MRRIIVLGSTGSIGTQALDVIRANPRRFELVGLAAGSNAEMLAEQAQAFQVESTALGAAEAEQLVRDVDADVVLNAITGSIGLGSTLAALKAGRTLALANKESLIVGGELVLAAAAPDQIVPVDSEHSAIAQALRSGTHAEVRRLVVTASGGPFRGCSRDEMAEVTPQQALAHPTWDMGRMVTTNSATLVNKGLEVIEAHLLFDVAYDDIEVVVHPQSIVHSMVEFIDGSTIAQASPPDMRLPISLGLDWPNRIGGVGRPLDWTQATSWTFEPLDDDAFPSVDLAKAVGRAGATFPAVYNAANEQAVDAFHEGRLPFLGIVDTIARVVDAHEPPQTLTVESLAEAEDWARRKADQLIAKA is encoded by the coding sequence ATGCGTCGCATCATCGTCCTCGGCTCCACAGGTTCCATCGGCACGCAGGCGCTCGACGTCATCCGCGCCAATCCCCGTCGATTCGAACTCGTCGGCCTCGCCGCCGGTTCGAACGCGGAGATGCTGGCTGAGCAGGCGCAGGCGTTCCAGGTCGAGAGCACGGCGCTCGGCGCCGCCGAGGCCGAGCAGCTGGTGCGGGACGTCGATGCCGATGTCGTGCTCAACGCGATCACCGGATCCATCGGGCTCGGATCCACTCTCGCGGCGCTGAAGGCGGGGCGGACTCTCGCTCTCGCGAACAAGGAGTCGCTCATCGTCGGCGGCGAGCTCGTTCTCGCGGCTGCGGCCCCCGATCAGATCGTCCCCGTCGACTCGGAGCACTCCGCGATCGCGCAGGCGCTGCGCAGCGGAACCCACGCCGAGGTGCGACGTCTCGTCGTCACGGCATCCGGCGGACCGTTCCGCGGATGTTCGCGTGACGAGATGGCCGAGGTGACCCCGCAGCAGGCCCTCGCCCACCCCACCTGGGACATGGGCCGGATGGTCACCACGAACTCCGCCACCCTCGTGAACAAGGGGCTCGAGGTCATCGAGGCCCACCTGTTGTTCGACGTCGCCTACGACGACATCGAGGTGGTCGTTCATCCGCAGTCGATCGTGCACTCGATGGTCGAATTCATCGACGGATCGACGATCGCCCAGGCGTCTCCACCCGACATGCGTCTGCCCATCTCGCTCGGACTCGACTGGCCGAACCGCATCGGCGGCGTCGGGCGCCCGCTCGACTGGACGCAGGCGACCTCCTGGACGTTCGAGCCGCTCGACGACGACGCCTTTCCGTCCGTCGACCTCGCCAAGGCCGTCGGACGCGCGGGAGCCACGTTCCCCGCCGTCTACAACGCGGCGAACGAACAGGCGGTCGATGCGTTCCACGAAGGACGGCTGCCGTTCCTCGGGATCGTCGACACGATCGCACGGGTGGTCGACGCCCATGAGCCGCCGCAGACCCTGACCGTCGAGTCGCTGGCGGAGGCCGAGGACTGGGCTCGCCGCAAGGCCGATCAGCTGATCGCGAAGGCCTGA
- a CDS encoding OsmC family protein, producing the protein MADRSAPLGEHRYTLTSTWTGNSGTGTSGYRDYRRDVTLEVAGKPDVLASADKPFRGDPSRWNPEDLLLASLSECHLLSYLHACVTAGVVVVSYRDTASGVMREDGAGGGAFVEVMLRPEVVVADASMIDAAERAHAQANAWCFIANSMNFPVRHEARVRAEE; encoded by the coding sequence ATGGCAGATCGTTCCGCGCCTCTCGGCGAGCATCGCTACACACTCACCTCGACCTGGACCGGGAACTCCGGCACGGGGACCAGCGGTTATCGCGACTACCGCCGCGACGTCACGCTCGAGGTGGCGGGCAAGCCGGACGTCCTGGCATCCGCCGACAAGCCGTTCCGCGGTGATCCCTCGCGCTGGAATCCCGAGGACCTCCTGCTTGCCTCGCTCTCCGAGTGTCATCTGCTCTCGTATCTGCACGCCTGCGTCACCGCCGGCGTGGTGGTCGTCTCCTACCGCGACACCGCCTCGGGCGTGATGCGCGAGGACGGCGCCGGTGGCGGTGCCTTCGTCGAGGTGATGCTGCGGCCCGAGGTCGTGGTCGCGGATGCGTCCATGATCGACGCCGCCGAGCGTGCACACGCACAGGCCAACGCGTGGTGCTTCATCGCGAACTCCATGAACTTCCCGGTGCGTCACGAAGCGAGGGTCCGCGCTGAAGAATGA
- a CDS encoding UDP-N-acetylmuramoyl-L-alanyl-D-glutamate--2,6-diaminopimelate ligase, protein MSIEQQPSLPPVLRPANPPRRELSELASRFARDVRGEVSGVTLSGVTLATADLRPGEAFVAIRGVNRHGAEFAITAAEKGAVAIITDEAGAEIAEPAGLPVLVVDDPRAVLGALSAWVYGTGAGEPLPLLFATTGTNGKTSVSHLLEGILDQLGVVTGLSSTAERHIAGEVIVSRLTTPEASEMHALLALMRERDVEAVAVEVSAQALSRHRVDGIRFDVAGFTNLSHDHLDDYADMEEYFEAKLPLFRPDRATRGVVCLDSANGAIVVERAEIPVVTVGTPSIAADPAAAANADWVVEIDDERASGTTFTLTGPAGSLTTTVPVIGPHMAANAALAIVMLLEGGYEWDRIVAALERDGGIDAHLPGRTQLVSGDTGPVVFVDFGHSPDAFEKTLAAVRRVTPGKVLMLFGADGDRDASKRYDMARTAVEGSDILVVTDHHPRFEDAESIRATLVAGARRARPDAEIHEYSPPEAAIVAAVGLVGEGDSILWAGPGHQDYRDIRGVRTPYSARELARRALRAAGWPVPDSRWPVPYPDED, encoded by the coding sequence ATGTCGATTGAACAACAACCGAGCCTGCCTCCCGTGCTCCGCCCCGCGAACCCGCCCCGGCGCGAGCTGTCCGAACTCGCCTCTCGATTCGCGCGCGACGTCCGCGGGGAGGTGAGCGGTGTCACCCTGTCGGGGGTCACTCTCGCCACCGCCGACCTCCGCCCCGGCGAGGCCTTCGTCGCGATCCGAGGCGTGAACCGCCACGGCGCCGAATTCGCGATCACCGCCGCCGAGAAGGGCGCCGTCGCGATCATCACAGACGAGGCAGGCGCCGAGATCGCGGAGCCCGCGGGCCTGCCCGTACTCGTCGTCGATGACCCGCGCGCGGTTCTCGGCGCGTTGAGCGCCTGGGTCTACGGCACCGGAGCAGGCGAGCCTCTCCCGCTGCTGTTCGCGACCACCGGGACGAACGGCAAGACCAGCGTGTCTCACCTGCTCGAGGGCATCCTCGACCAGCTCGGCGTCGTCACCGGACTCTCTTCGACAGCCGAGCGGCACATCGCCGGAGAGGTCATCGTCTCGAGACTCACCACCCCCGAGGCATCCGAGATGCACGCTCTGCTCGCGCTGATGCGCGAGCGCGACGTCGAGGCCGTGGCCGTCGAGGTCAGCGCGCAGGCGCTCTCGCGTCACCGCGTCGACGGCATCCGCTTCGATGTGGCCGGATTCACGAACCTCAGCCACGACCACCTCGACGACTACGCCGACATGGAGGAGTACTTCGAGGCGAAGCTCCCGCTCTTCCGCCCCGACCGCGCGACGCGTGGTGTGGTCTGCCTCGACTCCGCCAACGGCGCGATCGTGGTGGAGCGCGCGGAGATCCCGGTCGTCACCGTCGGGACGCCGTCCATCGCGGCCGACCCCGCTGCCGCCGCGAACGCCGACTGGGTCGTCGAGATCGACGACGAGCGCGCGTCAGGAACCACCTTCACGCTGACGGGTCCTGCCGGATCCCTCACGACCACCGTTCCGGTGATCGGCCCTCACATGGCTGCCAACGCCGCTCTGGCGATCGTGATGCTGCTCGAGGGCGGCTACGAGTGGGACCGTATCGTCGCAGCCCTCGAGCGCGACGGCGGCATCGACGCCCACCTGCCCGGTCGCACCCAGCTCGTGTCCGGCGACACGGGCCCCGTCGTCTTCGTCGACTTCGGGCACTCCCCCGACGCCTTCGAGAAGACCCTCGCGGCCGTGCGCCGCGTCACCCCGGGCAAAGTGCTGATGCTGTTCGGCGCAGACGGCGACCGCGACGCCAGCAAGCGCTACGACATGGCTCGCACAGCCGTCGAGGGCAGCGACATCCTCGTCGTCACAGACCACCACCCTCGCTTCGAGGACGCGGAATCGATCAGGGCCACTCTGGTCGCCGGCGCCCGCCGAGCACGCCCGGACGCAGAGATCCACGAGTACTCGCCGCCCGAGGCGGCCATCGTCGCCGCCGTCGGCCTCGTCGGCGAGGGCGACTCGATCCTGTGGGCCGGCCCCGGACATCAGGACTACCGCGACATCCGCGGAGTGCGCACTCCGTATTCGGCGCGCGAACTCGCTCGCCGCGCTCTGCGCGCTGCAGGATGGCCGGTGCCGGACTCGCGCTGGCCCGTGCCCTACCCCGACGAAGACTGA
- a CDS encoding YcnI family protein, whose protein sequence is MRSTTRRNTTRRNLATGLIGGAVLALAIPAMASAHVSVSPDELTAGDHGVLTFSFAHGCDNSPTTSLKVTMPEGLASVAPTMDSDWTIDIEKGDDGLVSAVTYTAVTPVPNELRGAVSMSVGLDEKTPESLAFPVIQTCVEGSTEWTQLAEDGEDPHSLDTPAPVVEVAAAAADGHGEHDSADDADPTAADESGASNTLGTALGAGGLVAGVAALVVSVLAYRRKA, encoded by the coding sequence ATGCGTTCCACCACCCGTCGCAACACCACTCGCCGCAACCTCGCCACCGGACTCATCGGAGGCGCGGTGCTCGCCCTCGCGATCCCCGCGATGGCCAGTGCACACGTCAGCGTCAGCCCCGACGAGCTCACCGCGGGAGACCACGGCGTACTCACCTTCTCGTTCGCCCACGGCTGTGACAACTCACCGACCACCTCGCTCAAGGTGACGATGCCCGAGGGACTCGCCTCTGTCGCTCCCACCATGGACAGCGACTGGACGATCGACATCGAGAAGGGCGACGACGGCCTCGTCAGCGCCGTGACCTACACCGCCGTGACGCCGGTGCCGAACGAGCTGCGCGGCGCCGTCAGCATGTCGGTAGGGCTCGACGAGAAGACCCCGGAATCGCTCGCGTTCCCCGTGATCCAGACCTGCGTCGAAGGCAGCACCGAATGGACGCAGCTCGCGGAGGACGGCGAGGACCCGCACAGCCTCGACACGCCCGCTCCCGTGGTCGAGGTCGCCGCCGCGGCCGCAGACGGCCACGGCGAGCACGACTCTGCGGACGACGCCGATCCCACTGCCGCCGATGAGTCCGGGGCTTCGAACACGCTCGGCACGGCACTCGGCGCAGGCGGCCTCGTCGCGGGCGTCGCCGCGCTCGTCGTCTCCGTGCTCGCCTACCGCCGCAAGGCGTGA